The genomic DNA CTTCAATGGCGGCGAAAATCTCGGAAATGTAGATGAGATCTTCCTTCTCCACCTGGATGACGCGCAACCCCTGCTCGGCGAACTCGTTGAGCAGGGCCTTGACGATGGACGACTTGCCCGTGCCACGCGAGCCCCAGAGCAGGGCGTTGTTGGCCGGCAGCCCCTTGATGAACTGGCGGGTGTTGTTGACCATGATTTTTTTCTGTTCCTCGACGCCGATCAACTGGTCGAGGCGTGTGGTGTCCGTCACCTTGACCGGCTCGAGATAACCGGAAAAGGAATGCCGGCGCCAGTTGGCGGCGTAGCAGGTTTTCCAGTCGATAGGCTTGACCGCCTTGGGCAACAGCATTTCCACGGAGCCGAGCACCCGCTCGAGCTGTGCGACGACTTCAGGCTTGAGATTGATCATGGACAGGTCTCTCTTTCACGAACCGAGATTCGGATGGGGTGCGCGGACCAGAGGCCGCGGAAGCTGTGCATGGGATTGAGCGGAGCGGGGGTCTTTTCGCGGGGAAACGAACCTGCCGAGGCACTGCGCAACCGGTGAAACAAGCCGCTTGTATACGTCAGTGGGGCGCGTTTTGTCAAATCGAAAGGGCTGGGGATTGATGAAGACGACTCGAAGGATGAGCGTCCGAGGATTGGTTATTGCCCTGATCCTATGCTTCACCGGCGCCTGCGCCCGACCGGCGCCCAAGGAGACCGCCCTGCCGGCCGCCGTCGCGACCACCCGGGAGATGGTGGTCACCGCCCACCCCCTGGCGACGCAGGCGGGCGCACGGATCCTTGACATGGGCGGCACGGCGGTCGATGCCATGATCGCCGCGCAGGCGGTACTGGGGCTGGTCGAGCCCCAGTCCAGCGGCCTCGGCGGCGGCGCCTTCGTCGTCTATCATCAGGCCGAAACGGGCCGGACGATCACCGTCGATGGCCGGGAAAAGGCGCCCCAGGCAGCACAAGAAGACCGTTTTTTTATCCGGGGCCGCCCCATGGAGTTCCACCCTGCCTGGCAGAGCGGTCTGTCCGTCGGCGTGCCCGGCGTGCCCAGGCTGCTGGAGCACCTGCACCAACGCTACGGCCGACTGCCCTGGTCCGAACTGTTTGCCCCGGCCCGGACCCTGGCCCGCGAGGGCTTTCCCCTCACGGCACGCACCAGCGCCCTGGTTTCCGACTTGCTGGCCAGAAATTCCTCCTGCGCCGAGGATGCGCGATTGTTCTTCCGCGACCCGACGGCCTTCACCTATTTCGTCGAGACCAAAACCTGCACCGCCAAGCCCGCCGGCACCTGGATGCGCAACCCGGCCTACGCCGAAACCCTCGACCGCTTCGCCGCGGAGGGGGCCGACGCCTTTTATCGCGGCCCCCTGGCCGAGGCCATCGTCGCCGCGGTGCAGGGCGACCGCCGGATCCCCGGCGACCTGACGGCGGATGACCTGGAGAACTACCAAGTGGTCGAACGTCCTCCGGTGTGCGTCGCTTTTCGCGGCCACCAGGTCTGCGGCATGGGGCCACCCTCCTCCGGTGGCCTGGCCGTG from Geoalkalibacter sp. includes the following:
- the ggt gene encoding gamma-glutamyltransferase is translated as MSVRGLVIALILCFTGACARPAPKETALPAAVATTREMVVTAHPLATQAGARILDMGGTAVDAMIAAQAVLGLVEPQSSGLGGGAFVVYHQAETGRTITVDGREKAPQAAQEDRFFIRGRPMEFHPAWQSGLSVGVPGVPRLLEHLHQRYGRLPWSELFAPARTLAREGFPLTARTSALVSDLLARNSSCAEDARLFFRDPTAFTYFVETKTCTAKPAGTWMRNPAYAETLDRFAAEGADAFYRGPLAEAIVAAVQGDRRIPGDLTADDLENYQVVERPPVCVAFRGHQVCGMGPPSSGGLAVGQILRFMELRSDLLGTSPLDVDSVHLFTQAMRLAFADRNRHVADSDLVRVPVAGLLDETYLGERAALITRVDMGIAAPGSPPGSENLHADESAVQGQGTSHISIVDRYGNALALTSSIESAFGNGVMVEGFLLNNQLTDFSFAFEDAAGRPIANRVQPSKRPRSSMAPTLVFDGEGRLALVTGSPGGARIIGYTAQSILNILAFGLDPQQAIQVPHVQNLNGQTELEAPIPDVTRPYDAQALAAALIARGHGDPQAPPHERSLGMVAHTSGLAIIQVVRSDAGQVVLIGGADHRRDGAVGGR